The proteins below are encoded in one region of Paenacidovorax monticola:
- a CDS encoding nucleotide-binding domain containing protein has product MSGSCSPVTARQIARAEAAGFATVRLQLAALFADAEAEIRRAVAAAGQALADGVSPLVYTASGPDDPAVRAFDATAAEAGLARGEAARRTGEALAQVMRRLLDQTPGLRRIAVAGGDSSGEVAASLGIEALTVTAALAPGAPLCRAWSSDARRDGLEIVLKGGQMGGEDFFPVVRDGVLSPVPRFG; this is encoded by the coding sequence GTGAGCGGCAGTTGTTCGCCCGTCACCGCCCGCCAGATCGCGCGCGCCGAGGCCGCTGGCTTCGCCACGGTGCGGCTGCAGTTGGCGGCCTTGTTTGCCGACGCTGAGGCAGAGATCCGCCGCGCCGTGGCGGCCGCCGGCCAGGCCCTTGCCGATGGGGTCAGCCCGCTGGTCTACACCGCATCGGGCCCCGATGACCCGGCCGTGCGCGCTTTCGACGCTACCGCGGCCGAGGCCGGCCTTGCGCGCGGCGAGGCCGCCCGGCGCACGGGGGAGGCCCTGGCGCAGGTGATGCGCCGGTTGCTCGACCAGACGCCGGGCTTGCGACGCATCGCCGTGGCGGGGGGGGACAGTTCGGGCGAGGTCGCGGCCTCGCTCGGCATCGAAGCCCTGACCGTGACCGCGGCGCTGGCGCCTGGCGCGCCACTGTGCCGTGCCTGGTCGTCCGATGCACGGCGCGATGGGCTGGAGATCGTCCTCAAGGGCGGGCAGATGGGCGGTGAGGACTTTTTTCCCGTGGTGCGGGATGGCGTGCTTTCCCCCGTCCCGCGGTTCGGATAA
- a CDS encoding TRAP transporter small permease: MQTFERYLLAANRWALILLLAAMSVIIFTNVVMRYVTHDSLEWAEEVARHMMIWLTFLGAGPVLRYGGHIAVENLQDALPRAGGIALRVVVAGLLFSFFGFMVWYGWLYMQRTLFQLTPVTQIPFAYIYSAMAIGGLLLIVHFLLMVRGYVLHREFAADDHFDANASASL, encoded by the coding sequence ATGCAGACCTTCGAACGCTACCTGCTCGCCGCGAACCGCTGGGCCCTGATCCTGCTGCTGGCGGCCATGTCGGTGATCATCTTCACCAACGTCGTGATGCGCTACGTCACGCACGACTCGCTCGAATGGGCCGAGGAAGTGGCGCGCCACATGATGATCTGGCTCACCTTCCTGGGCGCCGGCCCCGTGCTGCGCTACGGCGGCCACATCGCCGTGGAGAACCTCCAGGACGCCCTGCCGCGCGCCGGCGGCATCGCGTTGCGCGTGGTGGTGGCCGGCCTGCTGTTCTCCTTCTTCGGCTTCATGGTCTGGTACGGGTGGCTCTACATGCAGCGCACCCTGTTCCAACTGACCCCGGTCACCCAGATCCCGTTCGCCTACATCTACAGTGCCATGGCCATCGGCGGCCTGCTGCTGATCGTCCATTTCCTGCTGATGGTGCGCGGCTATGTGCTGCACCGCGAGTTCGCGGCCGACGACCATTTCGACGCCAACGCGAGTGCCTCCCTATGA
- a CDS encoding four-carbon acid sugar kinase family protein has product MVSEAPSARPGWPPGLLLAYYGDDFTGSTDVLEAFTAAGVSTVLFLKAPDAAALERFPGVRCVGLAGQSRGRSPQWMREHLASDLQALARLGAPLLQYKVCSTFDSSPAVGSIGCALDLGVPLMAGAWSPMIVGAPRLGRYQAFGNLFAVASGEGWRLDRHPTMSRHPVTPMHEADLRHHLGAQTSRPRHLVDFTQLKAGQGPAALERLTRNAPQTPVVLIDVLDEDTLREAGRLVWEQRGAGLFCASSSGLQYALAAHWRAAGLLPPAAVLSAMGPASGPSRR; this is encoded by the coding sequence ATGGTGAGCGAAGCCCCCTCTGCGCGCCCTGGCTGGCCGCCAGGCCTGCTGCTGGCCTACTACGGCGACGACTTCACGGGGTCGACCGACGTGCTCGAGGCCTTCACTGCCGCTGGCGTGTCCACGGTGCTGTTCCTCAAGGCACCCGACGCAGCAGCCCTGGAGCGCTTTCCCGGCGTGCGCTGCGTCGGCCTGGCGGGCCAGTCGCGAGGGCGCTCGCCACAGTGGATGCGCGAGCACCTCGCTTCGGACCTGCAGGCGCTGGCGCGGCTTGGCGCGCCGCTGCTGCAGTACAAGGTCTGCTCCACGTTCGACTCGTCTCCCGCCGTCGGATCGATCGGCTGTGCGCTCGATCTGGGTGTGCCGCTGATGGCCGGCGCCTGGTCGCCCATGATCGTCGGTGCGCCGCGGCTGGGGCGCTACCAGGCTTTCGGCAACCTGTTTGCCGTGGCGAGTGGAGAAGGCTGGCGGCTTGACCGCCACCCCACCATGTCGCGCCATCCAGTCACGCCGATGCACGAGGCCGACCTGCGCCACCATCTCGGTGCGCAGACCTCGCGGCCCCGGCACCTCGTGGATTTCACGCAGCTCAAGGCCGGCCAGGGGCCGGCCGCGCTGGAGCGGCTGACGCGGAATGCTCCGCAAACGCCCGTCGTGCTCATCGATGTGCTGGACGAGGACACCCTGCGCGAAGCCGGGCGCCTGGTGTGGGAGCAGCGTGGGGCGGGCCTGTTCTGCGCGTCATCGTCGGGCCTGCAGTACGCGTTGGCTGCGCACTGGCGCGCGGCGGGCCTGCTGCCGCCCGCAGCCGTGCTGTCCGCGATGGGGCCCGCCTCCGGCCCATCGCGGCGGTGA
- a CDS encoding transcriptional regulator NanR: MQSTGPIQKRKLYQDVVDRLMQRIQSGEIQPGDQLPPERELMDQFGVGRPAVREALQSMERSGILEISHGERARVVVPTADGLIRQMASGARHLLNTQPDTLEHLKQARIFLEAGMARLAAQNATQQDVGLLRQRIEEQRASLSTLEQFLVCDMAFHREVARISGNPIFPAIVEAIFRWSSDYYEPLVRAPGAERVTLVEHALLVDAIEAHDGDAAEAALRAHLTRSNELYTRIEQERKA; this comes from the coding sequence ATGCAATCCACAGGCCCCATCCAGAAACGCAAGCTGTACCAGGACGTGGTGGACCGCCTCATGCAGCGCATCCAGAGCGGCGAAATCCAGCCTGGCGATCAGTTGCCGCCCGAGCGCGAACTGATGGACCAGTTCGGCGTCGGCCGGCCCGCTGTCCGCGAAGCGCTCCAGTCCATGGAGCGCTCCGGCATCCTGGAAATTTCGCACGGCGAGCGTGCGCGCGTGGTCGTGCCCACGGCGGACGGGCTGATCCGGCAAATGGCCAGCGGCGCGCGGCACCTGCTCAACACCCAGCCCGACACGCTGGAGCATTTGAAACAGGCGCGCATTTTCCTCGAAGCCGGCATGGCCCGGCTGGCGGCGCAGAACGCCACGCAGCAGGACGTGGGCCTGCTGCGCCAGCGCATCGAGGAGCAGCGTGCCTCGCTCTCGACGCTGGAGCAGTTCCTGGTGTGCGACATGGCATTCCACCGGGAGGTTGCACGCATCAGCGGCAACCCGATCTTCCCGGCCATCGTCGAAGCCATCTTCCGTTGGAGCAGCGATTACTACGAGCCGCTGGTGCGTGCGCCCGGCGCGGAGCGGGTCACGCTGGTCGAGCACGCGCTGCTGGTCGATGCGATCGAGGCGCACGACGGCGACGCGGCCGAGGCCGCGCTGCGCGCCCACTTGACGCGTTCTAACGAGCTGTACACGCGCATCGAGCAGGAGCGCAAGGCTTAG
- a CDS encoding 2-hydroxyacid dehydrogenase: protein MSRPLPRAYLCRRFTPTIEAALRERFELAVNEDDSILAPDAMARAARDAEVLLLTATETLRAPTLAQLPALRVAATLSVGYDHIDLDAATAAGVRVLNTPDVLSEACAEVAMMLLLNACRRGHEADQLVRSGAWRGWAPTQLLGMGLPGRTLGVFGMGRIGREIAQRARGFGLRIAYHNRNRLAPELELGADFEPTLEGLLRRCDILMIAAPGAPALRGVFDAHRFALMRPGSVVVNISRGDLVNDEALIAALRGGHLRAAGLDVFANEPHVHPGYRTLDNVFLSPHLGSATVETRDAMGWLLIEGIEALARGETPANLLR, encoded by the coding sequence ATGTCCCGACCATTGCCCCGCGCCTACCTGTGTCGACGTTTCACGCCCACGATCGAGGCGGCGCTGCGCGAGCGGTTCGAGCTTGCCGTCAACGAGGACGACAGCATCCTCGCGCCCGACGCCATGGCCCGTGCCGCGCGCGACGCCGAGGTGTTGCTCCTCACCGCCACCGAGACCTTGCGTGCCCCCACCCTGGCGCAGTTGCCAGCGCTGCGCGTGGCAGCCACGCTTTCGGTGGGTTATGACCACATCGATCTTGATGCCGCCACGGCTGCTGGTGTCCGGGTGCTCAACACCCCGGATGTGTTGAGCGAGGCCTGCGCTGAGGTCGCCATGATGCTGCTGCTCAATGCCTGCCGGCGTGGCCACGAGGCGGACCAACTGGTGCGCAGTGGTGCGTGGCGCGGCTGGGCGCCCACGCAGCTGCTGGGCATGGGCCTGCCTGGCCGTACCTTGGGGGTCTTCGGCATGGGGCGCATCGGCCGCGAGATTGCCCAGCGCGCACGCGGCTTCGGATTGCGCATCGCGTACCACAACCGCAATCGGCTCGCTCCAGAACTGGAACTGGGCGCTGACTTCGAGCCCACGCTGGAAGGCCTGCTGCGCAGGTGCGACATCCTGATGATCGCCGCCCCGGGCGCACCCGCGCTGCGCGGTGTGTTCGATGCACACCGATTCGCGCTGATGCGTCCAGGCTCGGTGGTGGTGAATATCTCGCGTGGGGATCTGGTGAACGACGAGGCGTTGATCGCCGCGTTGCGCGGCGGGCACCTGCGGGCCGCGGGGCTGGATGTGTTTGCCAACGAGCCGCATGTCCATCCCGGCTACCGTACGCTGGACAACGTATTTCTCTCGCCGCACCTGGGCAGCGCCACGGTGGAAACCCGCGATGCCATGGGCTGGCTGCTCATCGAGGGCATCGAAGCCCTGGCGCGCGGCGAGACACCCGCCAACCTGCTGCGCTGA
- a CDS encoding aldehyde dehydrogenase family protein, with protein sequence MSIARHHLNFIDGEHRPARSGQTLDVIDPADGQVFTDIPRSAADDVDDAVRAAKAAFHGAWGRQTATERGRVLMKLSQAILAHQEALAELECRDTGKPLTQARADIAACARYFEYYAGAADKLHGETIPYTAGTTVMAIRVPHGVTGHIIPWNYPAQIFGRSVGAALAAGNACVVKPAEDACLTPLRVAALALECGLPRGALNVVCGLGSEAGAALAAHPGIAHISFTGSTQTGAAVAEAAARRHIPVTLELGGKSPQIVFADADLEQAIPVVVNAIIQSAGQTCTAGSRVLIERPVYGEVVAAIAKRFQALRVGPGMQDLEVGPLVNRKQQQKVKAMVDAAEADGIRVAARAQLAEGAPAEGCYVLPTLLAEVPASHSIAQDEIFGPVLCAIAFDTEAEAIEIANGTDYGLTAGVWTRDGARQMRLAHAIEAGQIFINNYGAGGGIELPFGGMKHSGYGREKAFEGLRGFTTIKTIAIKHG encoded by the coding sequence ATGAGCATCGCGCGCCACCACTTGAACTTCATCGACGGTGAGCACCGCCCGGCCCGATCGGGACAGACCCTCGACGTGATCGACCCGGCCGACGGCCAGGTGTTCACCGACATCCCGCGCAGTGCGGCCGACGACGTGGACGACGCCGTGCGCGCCGCCAAGGCCGCGTTCCATGGCGCATGGGGCCGGCAGACGGCCACCGAGCGCGGCCGCGTCCTGATGAAGCTGTCGCAGGCCATCCTCGCCCACCAGGAGGCGCTGGCCGAACTGGAGTGCCGCGACACCGGCAAACCGCTGACGCAGGCCCGCGCAGACATCGCGGCCTGCGCGCGCTACTTCGAGTACTACGCGGGTGCCGCCGACAAGCTGCACGGCGAGACCATTCCCTACACCGCGGGGACCACGGTGATGGCGATCCGCGTGCCGCACGGCGTCACGGGCCACATCATTCCGTGGAACTATCCCGCGCAGATTTTCGGCCGTTCGGTCGGTGCGGCACTGGCTGCTGGCAACGCCTGCGTGGTCAAGCCTGCGGAGGATGCCTGCCTCACGCCGCTGCGCGTCGCGGCGCTGGCCCTCGAATGCGGCCTGCCGCGCGGTGCGCTCAACGTGGTCTGCGGCCTGGGCAGCGAAGCCGGCGCGGCCCTGGCGGCCCACCCGGGCATTGCCCACATCTCCTTCACCGGATCGACCCAGACCGGCGCCGCAGTGGCCGAGGCGGCCGCGCGCCGCCACATCCCAGTGACGTTGGAGCTGGGCGGCAAGTCGCCCCAGATCGTCTTCGCCGACGCCGATCTGGAGCAGGCCATTCCCGTGGTGGTCAACGCCATCATCCAGAGCGCAGGCCAGACCTGCACGGCCGGAAGCCGCGTGCTGATCGAGCGGCCGGTCTACGGCGAGGTGGTGGCGGCCATTGCCAAGCGCTTTCAAGCGCTGCGTGTCGGCCCGGGCATGCAGGACCTGGAGGTCGGCCCGCTGGTCAACCGCAAGCAGCAGCAGAAGGTGAAGGCCATGGTGGACGCGGCCGAGGCCGACGGCATCCGCGTCGCCGCGCGCGCGCAGCTTGCCGAAGGCGCGCCCGCGGAGGGCTGCTACGTGCTGCCCACCCTGCTGGCCGAGGTGCCCGCCAGCCACTCCATTGCCCAGGACGAGATCTTCGGCCCCGTGCTCTGCGCCATCGCATTCGACACCGAGGCCGAGGCCATCGAGATCGCCAATGGCACCGACTATGGCCTTACGGCCGGTGTCTGGACGCGCGACGGCGCTCGCCAGATGCGCCTGGCCCACGCCATCGAGGCCGGGCAGATCTTCATCAACAACTACGGCGCGGGCGGGGGCATCGAGCTGCCGTTCGGCGGCATGAAGCATTCGGGCTACGGGCGCGAGAAGGCGTTCGAAGGCCTGCGCGGTTTCACCACCATCAAGACGATTGCGATCAAACATGGCTGA
- a CDS encoding TRAP transporter substrate-binding protein gives MTIRSTLRTALAGALLSALAGGAFAQTVIKIGYTPPLNSHYGAGAVTFCGEVEKGTQGRYKCQQFPSSALGGEREQIEAVQIGTQDAVITSTGPVGNFVPEIKIVDIPFLFRDYDHARKVFDGPIGQDLLTKFPSKGLIALAWTENGFRHITNSKRPILKPEDAKGLKVRTMENKVHMDGYRTFGLLPTPMSFPEVFGALQQGTVDGQENPIPIITSSKFSQVQKYLSLTGHVYSPALLLLSPRIWNKLSDADKKVFTEAAKASVVAQRKKVDEDDASGVAQLEKEGMQVVRNVDKKAFQDALKPAYVAYAKEFGEANIKKIQDVK, from the coding sequence ATGACGATCCGCTCCACCCTGCGCACGGCCCTGGCCGGCGCTCTGCTTTCCGCCCTGGCGGGCGGCGCCTTCGCCCAGACCGTGATCAAGATCGGCTACACGCCTCCCCTGAACTCGCACTACGGGGCGGGGGCGGTCACGTTCTGCGGTGAGGTCGAGAAGGGCACCCAGGGCCGCTACAAGTGCCAGCAGTTCCCCAGCTCCGCGCTGGGCGGTGAGCGCGAGCAGATCGAGGCGGTGCAGATCGGCACGCAGGACGCGGTGATCACATCGACCGGCCCCGTGGGCAACTTCGTGCCCGAAATCAAGATCGTCGACATTCCCTTCCTGTTCCGCGACTACGACCACGCGCGCAAGGTGTTCGACGGTCCGATCGGCCAGGACCTGCTGACCAAGTTCCCGAGCAAGGGCCTGATCGCCCTGGCGTGGACGGAGAACGGCTTTCGCCACATCACGAACAGCAAGCGCCCCATCCTCAAGCCCGAGGATGCCAAGGGCCTGAAGGTGCGCACCATGGAGAACAAGGTGCACATGGACGGCTACCGCACCTTCGGACTGCTGCCCACGCCGATGTCGTTCCCCGAAGTGTTCGGCGCCCTGCAGCAAGGCACGGTGGACGGGCAGGAGAACCCGATCCCGATCATCACCTCGTCCAAGTTCTCGCAGGTGCAGAAGTACCTGTCGCTGACGGGCCATGTCTATTCGCCGGCGCTGCTGCTACTGTCACCCCGGATCTGGAACAAGCTGTCGGATGCCGACAAGAAGGTGTTCACCGAGGCCGCCAAGGCCAGCGTGGTGGCGCAGCGCAAGAAGGTGGACGAAGACGACGCCAGCGGCGTCGCCCAGCTCGAGAAGGAAGGCATGCAGGTCGTGCGCAATGTCGACAAGAAGGCCTTCCAGGATGCCTTGAAGCCGGCCTACGTGGCGTACGCCAAGGAATTCGGCGAAGCCAACATCAAGAAGATCCAGGACGTGAAGTAA
- a CDS encoding TRAP transporter large permease, whose protein sequence is MSVSFILIFSACLYLAIGVPVAFALGLATATTLILAENYPLMVLLKETFTGIDSFPLMAVPFFILAAELMSGGSLTEVLLRFAGQFVGHKRGGLGYTNVVSLTFFSGISGSALADAAGPGSMLIRMMDKAGYDRSYAAALTASTAIVGPIIPPSIIMIIYALQDESVSVGALFVAGVLPGILIAVAMCLVNFHISKQRNYRGEGRMPPLSEILRTTWKALPAIMLPVVILGGMRAGWFTPTEASVVAVFYALVCGKFVYRTLQWQALPEILSKSALLSASVLIIIGLSASFAWVLTIEGIPQQMAEWLISMDLSPWMFLVLVNIFLLLFGIFIEPLPGVMVLAPILAPVAAKLGVDPVHFAMIVIYNLTLGMITPPVGGLLFVTCNVSRVPMTQLVRELMPFLWAHGVVLVLLTFVPAFSTWLPKVWGFIK, encoded by the coding sequence ATGAGCGTTTCCTTCATCCTCATCTTCTCGGCCTGCCTTTACCTGGCGATCGGCGTGCCGGTGGCCTTTGCCCTGGGGCTGGCCACGGCCACCACGCTGATCCTGGCGGAAAACTACCCGCTGATGGTGCTGCTCAAGGAGACCTTCACGGGCATCGACTCCTTCCCGCTGATGGCCGTGCCGTTCTTCATCCTGGCCGCCGAACTCATGAGCGGTGGCTCGCTGACCGAGGTGCTGCTGCGCTTCGCCGGCCAGTTCGTCGGGCACAAGCGCGGCGGCCTGGGCTACACGAACGTGGTGTCGCTGACCTTCTTCTCGGGCATCTCGGGATCGGCGCTGGCCGATGCGGCGGGGCCGGGGTCGATGCTGATCCGCATGATGGACAAGGCGGGGTACGACCGCTCGTACGCGGCGGCGCTGACGGCATCCACCGCCATCGTCGGACCCATCATTCCGCCCTCCATCATCATGATCATCTATGCGCTGCAGGATGAGTCGGTGTCGGTGGGCGCGCTGTTCGTGGCGGGCGTGCTGCCGGGCATCCTGATCGCCGTGGCGATGTGCCTGGTCAACTTCCACATATCGAAGCAGCGCAACTACCGGGGCGAGGGGCGGATGCCGCCGCTCTCGGAGATCCTGCGCACGACCTGGAAGGCACTGCCGGCCATCATGCTGCCGGTGGTGATCCTCGGCGGCATGCGCGCGGGCTGGTTCACGCCGACCGAGGCTTCTGTGGTGGCGGTGTTCTATGCGCTGGTGTGCGGAAAGTTCGTCTACCGCACGCTGCAGTGGCAGGCGCTGCCGGAAATCCTCTCCAAGTCGGCGCTGCTGTCCGCCTCGGTGCTGATCATCATCGGCCTGTCGGCCTCCTTTGCCTGGGTGCTGACGATCGAAGGGATCCCCCAGCAGATGGCCGAGTGGCTGATCTCGATGGATCTCTCGCCCTGGATGTTCCTGGTGCTGGTGAACATCTTCCTGCTGCTGTTCGGCATCTTCATCGAGCCGCTGCCCGGCGTGATGGTGCTCGCGCCGATCCTGGCGCCGGTGGCTGCGAAGCTGGGCGTCGATCCCGTGCACTTCGCGATGATCGTGATCTACAACCTCACGCTGGGCATGATCACGCCGCCTGTCGGCGGCCTGCTGTTCGTGACCTGCAACGTCTCGCGCGTGCCCATGACGCAGCTGGTCCGGGAGCTGATGCCCTTCCTCTGGGCGCACGGTGTCGTTCTCGTGCTGCTGACTTTCGTGCCTGCCTTCTCCACCTGGCTTCCCAAAGTCTGGGGCTTCATCAAGTAG
- a CDS encoding ribulose-bisphosphate carboxylase large subunit family protein, with product MADHASFDSPDDRIHAWYWLETGDDPQRAAEVIAGEQSSGTFTAVPGETPALKERSGARVEGLEILGVADQPSLPGGMAGARYKHCRLHLSWPLANLGPSLPNLMATVAGNLFELRQVSGLRLLELRLPPAFAEHCPGPAFGIEGTRRLSGVHGRPLIGTIIKPSVGLSPQETAATVRLLVDGGIDFIKDDELQADGPHCPFDERARAVMAVVHDAAQRTGRQAMVAFNITGDLDEMRRRHDLVQALGGTCVMVTLNAIGLAGLLALRKHAQLPIHAHRAGWGYLSRSPALGWDYAPWHLFWRLAGADHLHVNGLANKFSESDASVAEAARAVLRPVFAAQPMAAMPVFSSGQTGLQAAPTYAAVGSTDLIHAAGGGILGHPGGIPAGVAAMRQAWDAAIAGIPIGQHAQAHPELRAALGVW from the coding sequence ATGGCTGACCACGCCAGCTTCGATTCGCCCGACGACCGTATCCACGCCTGGTACTGGCTCGAAACCGGCGATGACCCGCAACGCGCCGCCGAGGTGATCGCGGGCGAGCAGTCCAGCGGCACGTTCACCGCCGTGCCGGGCGAGACGCCCGCGCTCAAGGAGCGTTCGGGCGCGCGCGTCGAAGGCCTGGAGATCCTCGGTGTGGCCGACCAGCCGAGCCTTCCCGGCGGCATGGCCGGTGCGCGCTACAAACACTGCCGACTGCACCTGTCGTGGCCGCTCGCCAACCTGGGGCCATCGCTGCCCAACCTGATGGCCACGGTGGCCGGCAATCTGTTCGAGCTGCGGCAGGTCTCGGGCCTGCGGCTGCTGGAGCTGCGGCTGCCCCCGGCCTTCGCCGAGCACTGCCCCGGCCCGGCCTTCGGCATCGAGGGCACGCGGCGCCTGTCGGGCGTGCACGGCCGGCCGTTGATCGGCACCATCATCAAGCCCAGCGTGGGCCTGTCGCCGCAGGAAACGGCCGCCACGGTGCGGCTGCTGGTCGATGGCGGCATCGACTTCATCAAGGACGACGAGCTGCAGGCCGACGGGCCGCACTGTCCCTTCGACGAGCGGGCGCGCGCCGTGATGGCTGTGGTTCATGACGCCGCGCAACGCACGGGGCGCCAGGCCATGGTGGCCTTCAACATCACCGGCGACCTCGACGAGATGCGCCGCCGCCACGACCTCGTGCAGGCGCTGGGCGGCACCTGCGTGATGGTGACGCTCAACGCCATCGGCCTCGCCGGGCTGCTGGCCCTGCGCAAGCATGCGCAGTTGCCCATCCACGCGCACCGCGCCGGCTGGGGCTACCTGAGCCGCAGCCCCGCGCTGGGCTGGGACTACGCACCCTGGCACCTGTTCTGGCGCTTGGCGGGGGCGGATCATCTGCACGTCAACGGCCTGGCCAACAAGTTCAGCGAGAGCGACGCCAGCGTGGCCGAAGCCGCGCGCGCGGTGCTGCGGCCCGTGTTTGCTGCCCAACCGATGGCTGCGATGCCGGTGTTCAGCTCCGGCCAGACCGGCCTGCAGGCCGCGCCCACCTATGCGGCCGTGGGCAGCACCGATCTCATCCATGCCGCCGGCGGCGGCATCCTGGGCCACCCGGGCGGCATCCCGGCCGGCGTGGCGGCGATGCGGCAGGCCTGGGACGCCGCCATCGCAGGCATTCCCATCGGGCAGCATGCACAGGCCCACCCGGAGCTGCGCGCCGCGCTGGGCGTATGGTGA
- a CDS encoding FadR/GntR family transcriptional regulator, translating into MASSPSQSPSSGKAGAAGTTLAERVAHLLAQQIRTGTYPVNARLPTESAMSEQYGVSRTVVREAVSRLRSDGLVETRQGSGTVVCDPRASDAFRLAPAPDHNPAQGVLQILELRRGIEAEMAALAAERRSAAEMKQIQAALEAIDTAVAAGGDGVAEDLAFHLAISRAAHNSHYTDLLGMLTRALQDAIHVTRSNEARREGLAQQVRAEHQMLCDAIRARDPQAAREAAHGHMGNTAARLRKAGRGFWTGSLREAAQRLANAKLGTVLRTKN; encoded by the coding sequence ATGGCTTCATCCCCCTCCCAATCGCCCTCCTCCGGCAAGGCCGGCGCTGCGGGCACCACACTGGCAGAACGCGTGGCCCATCTGCTCGCCCAGCAGATCCGCACCGGCACCTACCCCGTGAATGCGCGCCTGCCCACGGAAAGCGCCATGAGCGAACAGTACGGCGTGAGCCGCACCGTGGTGCGCGAGGCCGTTTCGCGCCTGCGCTCGGATGGATTGGTGGAGACGCGCCAAGGCAGCGGCACCGTAGTGTGCGATCCCCGCGCATCCGACGCCTTCCGTCTGGCGCCCGCGCCGGACCACAACCCCGCACAGGGAGTGCTGCAGATTCTGGAGCTGCGCCGTGGCATCGAAGCCGAGATGGCGGCACTGGCTGCCGAACGGCGCAGCGCGGCTGAGATGAAGCAGATCCAGGCCGCGCTGGAGGCCATCGACACCGCCGTGGCCGCGGGCGGCGACGGCGTGGCCGAAGACCTGGCTTTCCATCTCGCCATCTCCCGGGCCGCACACAACAGCCACTACACCGATCTGCTGGGCATGCTCACCCGGGCGCTCCAGGACGCGATCCACGTGACGCGCAGCAACGAAGCGCGGCGCGAGGGCCTGGCGCAACAGGTGCGCGCCGAGCACCAGATGCTGTGCGACGCCATTCGCGCGCGCGACCCACAGGCCGCACGGGAAGCGGCCCATGGCCACATGGGGAACACGGCCGCCCGGCTGCGCAAGGCCGGCCGCGGCTTCTGGACCGGAAGCCTGCGCGAGGCGGCGCAGCGCCTGGCCAATGCCAAGCTGGGCACGGTTCTGCGCACCAAGAATTGA
- a CDS encoding isocitrate/isopropylmalate dehydrogenase family protein yields the protein MTTPYHIVTIDGDGIGPEVCQAAVEVLARACGKDLLRFDPRDGGASHYVKTGQVLPQDTYEACRSAHAILHGAAGLPGVTYPDGTEVGNDLHLQLRFKLDLFANVRPIRLYAGAQSPLRGFPPGRIDYVIIRENTEGLYASRGAGVNLRGEVVTDSLVVTRKGTERVARFAFDLARKRSGAPRDGKRRVTVCDKANILRTYAFFRAVCDEVKADYPDVEIDYAYADAITVHMLKKPDFYDVIVAENMFGDIISDLGAGTVGGLGIAASAEVGEHHGLFQGAHGSAPDIAGQNLASPVATILSGALMLRWLGDRHGDKRLTEAAGRIEAATEAVLAEGKVIPRDLGGQATCTEMTAAICARL from the coding sequence ATGACTACCCCTTATCACATCGTCACGATCGACGGCGACGGCATCGGCCCCGAGGTCTGCCAGGCAGCGGTCGAGGTGCTCGCCCGGGCCTGCGGCAAGGACCTGCTGCGATTCGATCCGCGCGACGGCGGCGCCAGCCATTACGTGAAGACCGGACAAGTGCTGCCGCAGGACACCTACGAAGCCTGCCGCTCGGCACACGCCATCCTGCACGGTGCAGCGGGCCTGCCGGGTGTGACCTACCCCGACGGTACCGAGGTGGGCAACGACCTGCATCTGCAGCTGCGCTTCAAGCTCGACCTGTTCGCCAACGTGCGGCCGATCCGGTTGTATGCAGGCGCACAGTCGCCGCTGCGCGGGTTTCCGCCCGGCCGTATCGACTACGTGATCATCCGGGAGAACACCGAGGGCCTGTATGCCAGCCGGGGCGCGGGCGTGAACCTGCGCGGCGAAGTCGTCACCGACTCGCTGGTGGTCACCCGCAAGGGCACCGAGCGCGTGGCCCGCTTCGCGTTCGACCTGGCACGCAAGCGGAGCGGCGCACCGCGCGATGGCAAGCGCCGCGTAACGGTATGCGACAAGGCCAACATCCTGCGCACCTATGCGTTCTTCCGCGCAGTGTGCGACGAGGTCAAGGCCGACTACCCGGACGTCGAGATCGACTACGCCTACGCCGATGCGATCACGGTGCACATGCTCAAGAAGCCCGACTTTTACGACGTGATCGTGGCCGAGAACATGTTTGGAGACATCATCTCCGACCTGGGCGCGGGCACCGTGGGCGGCCTGGGCATCGCCGCATCGGCTGAGGTGGGCGAGCACCACGGCCTGTTCCAGGGCGCACATGGATCGGCTCCCGACATCGCGGGACAGAACCTGGCCAGCCCGGTAGCGACCATCCTGTCGGGCGCGCTCATGCTGCGCTGGCTGGGCGACCGGCACGGCGACAAACGCCTCACCGAGGCTGCAGGGCGCATCGAGGCGGCCACCGAAGCAGTGCTTGCCGAGGGCAAGGTGATCCCGCGCGACCTCGGAGGCCAAGCCACCTGCACGGAGATGACAGCCGCGATTTGCGCCAGGCTCTAA